A single genomic interval of Cellvibrio sp. PSBB023 harbors:
- a CDS encoding exodeoxyribonuclease V subunit beta encodes MSTIINQPVDQQVRINALDPQTSFAVSAPAGSGKTGLLTQRVLTLLATCDEPEEVLAITFTRKAAGEMQDRIMQALWQAADSPEPSDPHVLRTWKIAQQVLQRDKALQWNLLHSPQRLRVQTIDSLCRSITKQLPLASGIGAQPDTLEDAEQAYKLAVRELFTLLEEDGPLRADLTRLLRHVDNNLPAVEKLLTGLLGKREQWLGVLLQARHEEARRYLQGVLQEVIREHLEQVYNALIIHASELCAIADRAATNLQEEGERKNRIHELQGITHLPDAEPSAFNAWLAICDLLLTNSGTFRARLTKAEGFPAGKENAELKNQFNELIAALIDTAPDAEQLLQDLRNLPPPIYADHQWQLLDSLTSILPILVAQLTLVFKQQSATDYTAISQAALVALGDEESPTDLALQLDYRIRHILVDEFQDTASPQLELLKKLTSGWQAGDGRTLFIVGDGMQSCYGFRNANVGLFLDARQQGIGSVDLTALDLRVNFRSQAGVVNWVNSIFQNAFPAHDDMSRGAVSYSPSVAFKAELEGDAVQFYACTYSSETKNTYSRNNDDSESGDGDEPSSRLQAQQQEAEKVVELVQQARYNNPEGSIAILVRTRNHLTRILPALTAAGLHYQATEIDRLASRMAIVDLLSLTRALLNAADRTAWLAILRAPWCGLHNHDLHAIATADLTALNPRLNENAFAVIWPQLVQFEKITALSPEGKNILARVVPLLQQALNEKYRKPLRQWIEGLWFALGGPATLLDENDRDNINSFFTLLDKHQQGGSIRDWQVFNNAIDRLFAAPRADADPKLQVMTIHKSKGLEFDTVIIPGLDRSARKDDKQLLLWQERINTQGEKQLLLGSLAATGKEEDRLYTFMRREADKQQAFESTRLLYVGCTRAIKRLHLIACINTKEDELVAPAKNSLLHSIWPFVKESAQLIPCKATADSSTSTHQRKPGLQHLLRLAPTWQAPALRDVTLLHTYRGHEFGTTESGEAAPENPLNIPEVETTTARLARHTGTVIHSALQAIVESKLVTHHECITADAFINQQHSFWKIQLQQLGWHGDNLTRALQKIAQSIRTSLGSEQGRWLLNSDHQQSACELSLIQKNKQDVKESIIDRTFIAEGIRWIVDYKSSEPEASETESAFIAREMDTYKAQLLGYQKLLTATETLPIKTALYLVSLGKLIETP; translated from the coding sequence ATGTCCACTATCATTAACCAACCTGTCGATCAACAAGTTCGTATTAATGCGCTCGATCCACAAACTTCGTTTGCAGTGTCAGCGCCCGCCGGCTCCGGTAAAACGGGCTTGCTCACCCAACGCGTATTAACGCTGCTCGCCACTTGCGATGAACCCGAAGAAGTATTGGCGATTACCTTTACGCGCAAAGCGGCCGGTGAAATGCAGGACCGTATTATGCAAGCGCTCTGGCAAGCCGCTGATTCACCCGAGCCCAGCGACCCTCATGTATTGCGCACCTGGAAAATTGCCCAACAGGTTTTACAGCGCGATAAAGCATTACAGTGGAACTTATTGCACAGCCCGCAGCGCTTGCGCGTGCAAACCATCGACAGCTTATGCCGTTCCATTACCAAACAATTGCCACTTGCCAGCGGTATAGGCGCACAGCCGGACACATTGGAAGATGCCGAACAAGCCTACAAATTAGCCGTACGCGAATTATTTACACTGCTGGAGGAAGATGGCCCACTGCGCGCCGATTTAACCCGTCTGTTGCGCCATGTGGATAACAACCTGCCCGCTGTAGAAAAATTATTAACCGGGCTTTTGGGCAAGCGTGAACAGTGGCTGGGCGTATTACTGCAAGCCCGCCATGAAGAAGCACGCCGTTATTTACAAGGTGTTTTACAAGAAGTTATTCGCGAACATTTGGAACAGGTTTATAACGCCCTGATTATTCACGCCAGCGAACTCTGCGCAATTGCAGATCGTGCAGCAACCAACTTGCAAGAGGAAGGCGAGCGCAAAAATCGTATTCATGAATTGCAGGGCATCACTCACCTGCCCGACGCAGAACCCAGTGCATTTAACGCCTGGCTAGCCATTTGCGATTTACTTCTGACCAACAGCGGCACCTTTCGTGCGCGCCTGACCAAAGCGGAAGGTTTTCCTGCTGGAAAAGAAAATGCAGAACTGAAAAACCAATTCAATGAATTAATTGCCGCGCTTATCGACACAGCACCGGATGCCGAGCAATTACTGCAAGACCTGCGCAACCTGCCCCCGCCAATCTATGCCGATCACCAATGGCAATTACTGGACAGCCTCACCAGTATTTTGCCCATTCTGGTTGCACAATTAACATTGGTATTTAAACAGCAAAGCGCGACAGATTACACCGCCATCAGCCAAGCCGCATTGGTCGCATTGGGTGATGAAGAATCGCCAACCGATCTCGCACTGCAACTGGACTATCGCATTCGCCATATTTTGGTAGATGAATTTCAGGATACTGCCAGCCCACAGCTTGAGTTATTGAAAAAACTCACCAGCGGCTGGCAAGCCGGCGATGGCCGCACCCTGTTTATTGTGGGCGATGGCATGCAGTCCTGTTACGGATTCCGCAATGCCAATGTGGGTTTATTTTTGGATGCGCGCCAGCAAGGCATAGGGTCAGTGGATTTAACCGCTCTGGATTTGCGCGTGAATTTTCGCTCGCAAGCCGGTGTGGTGAATTGGGTCAACAGTATTTTTCAAAACGCATTTCCCGCGCACGATGACATGAGCCGCGGAGCAGTGAGCTATTCACCCTCTGTTGCCTTTAAAGCGGAATTGGAAGGCGACGCTGTGCAATTTTATGCCTGCACTTATTCATCCGAAACCAAAAATACCTACAGTAGAAATAATGATGACAGTGAGAGCGGCGACGGCGACGAGCCATCATCGCGCCTGCAAGCACAGCAGCAGGAAGCGGAAAAAGTCGTCGAACTGGTACAACAAGCGCGCTACAACAACCCCGAAGGCAGCATTGCGATTTTAGTGCGCACACGCAATCACCTCACACGCATTTTACCAGCACTGACTGCCGCCGGTTTGCATTATCAAGCCACAGAAATTGATCGCCTTGCCAGCCGTATGGCAATAGTGGATTTGCTTTCACTGACTCGCGCACTACTCAACGCTGCCGACCGCACCGCATGGCTGGCGATTTTGCGCGCACCTTGGTGTGGCCTACACAACCATGACCTGCATGCCATTGCCACAGCAGATTTAACCGCCCTTAATCCACGCCTTAACGAAAATGCCTTTGCGGTAATTTGGCCGCAACTGGTGCAGTTTGAAAAAATAACCGCACTCAGCCCTGAGGGAAAAAATATTCTGGCGCGCGTGGTGCCACTATTGCAGCAGGCGCTGAATGAAAAATATCGCAAACCATTACGCCAGTGGATTGAAGGCCTGTGGTTTGCCTTAGGCGGCCCAGCCACACTGCTGGATGAAAATGACCGCGATAACATCAACAGTTTTTTTACCCTGTTGGATAAACACCAACAAGGCGGCAGCATTCGCGACTGGCAAGTATTTAATAATGCGATTGACCGTTTATTTGCCGCTCCGCGTGCCGATGCAGATCCGAAACTGCAAGTTATGACTATTCACAAATCCAAAGGCCTGGAATTTGACACAGTGATTATTCCTGGCCTGGATCGCAGCGCACGCAAAGACGACAAACAACTCCTGCTCTGGCAAGAACGCATTAATACACAAGGCGAAAAACAATTACTGCTCGGCTCACTTGCCGCTACTGGTAAAGAGGAAGATCGCCTCTATACTTTTATGCGCCGCGAGGCAGATAAACAACAAGCGTTTGAATCCACCCGTTTGTTATACGTAGGATGTACTCGCGCCATTAAACGCCTGCATTTAATTGCATGCATTAATACCAAAGAGGATGAATTGGTTGCACCCGCCAAAAACTCCCTGTTGCACAGCATTTGGCCATTTGTAAAAGAAAGCGCGCAACTTATTCCTTGCAAGGCGACTGCCGATAGCAGCACAAGTACACACCAACGTAAACCCGGTTTACAACATCTGCTGCGCCTTGCCCCCACATGGCAAGCGCCCGCCTTGCGCGACGTAACGCTACTACATACTTATCGCGGCCATGAATTTGGCACAACAGAAAGTGGTGAAGCAGCGCCTGAAAACCCTTTAAATATCCCCGAGGTAGAAACCACCACTGCGCGTCTTGCCCGCCATACAGGCACGGTGATTCACAGCGCACTGCAAGCCATAGTAGAAAGTAAACTGGTCACTCATCACGAATGCATTACGGCCGATGCATTTATTAACCAGCAGCATTCTTTTTGGAAGATTCAACTGCAACAACTCGGCTGGCATGGCGACAATTTAACTCGCGCCCTGCAAAAAATCGCCCAGTCTATTCGTACTAGTCTTGGCAGCGAACAGGGCCGCTGGCTACTCAATAGTGACCATCAACAAAGCGCCTGCGAACTCTCGCTGATACAAAAAAACAAACAGGATGTGAAAGAATCTATCATTGACCGTACCTTCATCGCCGAAGGTATCCGTTGGATAGTGGATTATAAAAGTAGTGAACCGGAAGCCAGCGAAACGGAAAGTGCGTTTATCGCACGGGAAATGGATACCTACAAAGCACAACTGCTAGGCTATCAAAAACTACTCACCGCAACTGAAACACTGCCTATAAAAACAGCGCTTTATTTAGTTAGCCTTGGCAAACTCATTGAAACACCCTAA
- a CDS encoding PLP-dependent aminotransferase family protein has product MFKSSQLETVKVWLVNPANSAFPMYMRIQRAIRQLILDGALAAGKPLPASRALAQSLEVSRDTVEAAYNQLHAEGFIERRVGCGSFVSATARRPSRNRMKKTAVEKNNEVTLSKRGDLIVRGGGVCSVATPRPFIQGTPETRHFPLAVWERLERQVLKEQGHLALLSGHPQGVEALRCAIADYINLERGAQATPERILILTSSQQAMTLCAQVLFDAGEKIFIEDPAYQGARKAFEAAGLECVAVPVDEQGLRVELICNSPVQSHAVYLSPSHQFPTGVTLALDRRLALIEWAAKKNAWIIEDDYDSEFHYAGKPMACIQGLDHQHRTIYVGTFTKSLFPGLRIGYMLLPAPLVRPMMLARSLLDGHSASIPQLTLARFIEAGHFGAHIRTMRLVYAGRLNLLTRLIEKYLSHYVSPVVPDGGMQIPCKLICDIAEHRVIEAARKEGIELTGLTGLYISAPPEPGFLLGFAAYTAEELEAAVKTLAKVFALLRR; this is encoded by the coding sequence TTGTTTAAGTCCTCCCAACTGGAAACGGTAAAGGTATGGCTGGTGAACCCGGCTAATTCTGCCTTTCCGATGTATATGCGGATTCAGCGGGCCATCAGGCAGCTCATTCTTGATGGCGCTCTTGCGGCGGGCAAACCCTTACCTGCATCCCGCGCCTTGGCTCAGTCATTGGAGGTTTCCCGCGATACCGTGGAGGCGGCCTATAACCAATTACATGCGGAAGGATTTATTGAGCGGCGTGTTGGCTGCGGTAGTTTTGTGTCGGCCACGGCACGGCGGCCATCGCGAAACAGGATGAAAAAAACAGCAGTCGAAAAAAACAATGAAGTCACCCTGAGCAAAAGAGGGGATTTAATTGTGCGTGGCGGCGGTGTCTGCAGTGTTGCAACTCCTCGGCCTTTTATTCAAGGCACTCCGGAAACTCGGCATTTTCCCTTAGCGGTTTGGGAGCGTTTGGAGCGGCAAGTATTGAAAGAGCAGGGCCATTTGGCATTGTTATCGGGGCACCCGCAGGGAGTTGAGGCATTGCGCTGTGCTATTGCGGATTATATTAATCTTGAACGCGGTGCCCAAGCGACGCCAGAGAGAATCCTGATTTTAACCAGCTCGCAACAGGCCATGACACTTTGTGCCCAGGTTTTGTTTGATGCAGGCGAAAAAATTTTTATTGAAGATCCTGCATATCAAGGTGCACGAAAAGCGTTTGAAGCAGCAGGGCTTGAATGTGTTGCCGTGCCAGTGGATGAGCAAGGCTTAAGGGTGGAGCTTATCTGCAATTCACCCGTTCAAAGCCATGCGGTTTATTTAAGCCCATCACATCAGTTCCCTACGGGAGTAACACTCGCACTGGACAGGCGTTTGGCATTAATTGAATGGGCGGCTAAAAAAAATGCCTGGATCATTGAGGATGATTATGACAGTGAATTTCATTATGCCGGTAAACCCATGGCGTGCATTCAGGGGCTTGATCATCAGCATCGCACTATTTATGTGGGCACATTTACAAAATCATTATTTCCCGGGTTGCGTATTGGTTATATGTTGTTGCCTGCTCCATTGGTGAGGCCCATGATGCTCGCCCGCAGTTTATTGGATGGTCACAGCGCTTCAATACCACAACTTACATTGGCCCGTTTTATTGAGGCTGGTCATTTTGGTGCGCATATTCGGACTATGCGATTGGTTTATGCTGGCCGTTTGAATTTATTAACCCGGTTAATTGAAAAATATCTCTCACACTATGTTTCGCCCGTTGTTCCAGATGGCGGTATGCAAATTCCATGTAAATTGATTTGTGATATTGCAGAGCACAGGGTGATTGAGGCGGCTAGAAAAGAGGGGATAGAATTAACGGGCTTAACAGGGTTGTATATTTCAGCACCACCTGAACCAGGTTTTTTATTAGGCTTTGCCGCTTACACGGCAGAAGAGTTGGAAGCGGCTGTTAAAACCCTGGCAAAGGTATTTGCTTTGCTAAGGCGTTAA
- a CDS encoding benzoate/H(+) symporter BenE family transporter, whose protein sequence is MPPTPEKPLTPSDLLHPMLAALMTVIVNYGGTFVLVFHAAKMAGLSADATASWVWSASIGVGLTCILLSWATREPIITAWSTPAAAFLIIALPTIPYSEAIGAYLISALLFIALGLTGYFEKVVKLIPPGIAAGLLAGILLQFGIGAFAAINVEPFLVILMITGYLLLRRFAARYAVVGALLLGLSFLFIQHRIDLSSIELAVAAPVFTSPTFSWNTLLSVALPLFLITLTGQYIPGMLVLRNDGFKTSANPILIFTGLGSFLFAFFGSHAMNIAAITAAICTGKEAHEESEKRWIAGVIAGVLYIVVGIFGVTLAALFMVFPSSFIAALAGIALLGTISSSLSSAIADPASREASLITFLVTAANISFLGIGSAFWGLIIGLAAHFLLTATFPKNNAAPDTADKTLHELDS, encoded by the coding sequence ATGCCCCCAACACCCGAGAAACCACTAACCCCAAGCGATTTACTCCACCCCATGTTAGCGGCATTGATGACTGTGATTGTCAATTACGGAGGAACCTTTGTATTGGTATTTCACGCCGCCAAAATGGCGGGGCTATCTGCTGATGCAACTGCATCCTGGGTTTGGTCTGCTTCCATTGGTGTTGGCCTCACCTGCATTCTACTGAGCTGGGCCACTCGCGAACCTATCATCACCGCCTGGTCAACACCTGCAGCCGCATTTCTGATTATTGCCTTGCCAACGATTCCTTATTCGGAAGCGATAGGAGCCTATTTGATTTCCGCTTTATTATTCATTGCGCTGGGATTAACCGGTTATTTTGAAAAAGTGGTGAAATTAATTCCGCCTGGAATAGCAGCAGGTTTACTCGCTGGCATTTTATTGCAGTTTGGTATTGGCGCATTTGCCGCAATCAATGTGGAGCCATTTCTCGTTATATTAATGATTACTGGCTACTTATTACTGCGCCGCTTTGCCGCGCGCTATGCTGTTGTTGGAGCCTTGTTATTAGGCTTGAGTTTTTTATTTATTCAACATCGCATCGACCTATCCTCCATTGAATTAGCCGTTGCGGCACCCGTATTTACCTCACCTACATTTTCATGGAATACCCTGCTAAGTGTGGCGCTGCCTTTATTTTTAATTACCTTAACAGGTCAATACATACCTGGCATGCTGGTATTGCGCAACGACGGTTTTAAAACCAGCGCCAACCCTATATTGATATTCACAGGGCTAGGTTCTTTTTTGTTTGCGTTTTTTGGTTCGCATGCAATGAATATTGCCGCTATCACGGCTGCTATTTGCACCGGTAAGGAGGCTCATGAAGAATCGGAAAAGCGCTGGATTGCAGGCGTTATTGCCGGAGTACTGTACATAGTCGTTGGCATATTTGGGGTAACCTTAGCTGCACTGTTTATGGTATTTCCATCTTCTTTTATTGCTGCCCTTGCCGGTATCGCACTGCTTGGCACTATATCCAGCAGTTTGTCTAGCGCAATAGCAGATCCAGCTTCCCGTGAAGCATCCTTAATTACTTTTCTGGTTACCGCCGCCAACATTTCTTTTTTGGGCATAGGTAGCGCATTTTGGGGATTGATCATTGGTTTAGCTGCCCATTTTTTATTAACGGCAACTTTTCCAAAAAATAACGCAGCACCTGACACTGCCGATAAAACTCTGCACGAATTGGATTCTTGA
- a CDS encoding GNAT family N-acetyltransferase, translating to MSENHTVIVTPIEQKDYDQWLPYWQSYQEFYEVELLDEVTEATWNRFFNAEIPVYCAVARENGRILGFAHYVFHDSTWAIKNYCYLEDLFVDPTARGKNIGKKLIEYVREKAKERDCDRLYWHTQETNKRAQRLYDWVAEKPGVIEYRMPL from the coding sequence ATGAGCGAAAACCACACTGTTATTGTCACACCAATCGAACAAAAAGATTACGACCAATGGCTGCCATACTGGCAGAGCTATCAAGAGTTTTATGAAGTTGAATTACTTGATGAGGTGACTGAAGCAACCTGGAATCGATTTTTTAATGCAGAAATTCCAGTGTATTGCGCCGTCGCAAGGGAAAATGGCCGCATTTTAGGCTTTGCCCATTATGTTTTTCACGATTCCACATGGGCTATCAAAAACTATTGTTATCTGGAAGATCTGTTTGTTGATCCAACAGCGCGCGGTAAAAATATTGGAAAAAAACTGATTGAATACGTAAGAGAAAAAGCAAAAGAAAGGGATTGCGATAGATTGTACTGGCACACGCAAGAAACCAATAAAAGAGCCCAGCGGCTTTATGATTGGGTGGCGGAAAAACCAGGTGTCATTGAATACAGAATGCCACTATAA
- a CDS encoding carboxymuconolactone decarboxylase family protein: MENNEKLVSNAFQVFMQEAPKHTQAWASAVQGLGAASSLDKKTESLAYLAVLSVQGLESGIPFHVQIAKEAGASREEVVSAILLGLPAAGNRVIGALPVALHAFDELV; the protein is encoded by the coding sequence ATGGAAAACAATGAAAAATTGGTGAGTAATGCTTTTCAAGTATTTATGCAAGAGGCGCCAAAACATACTCAGGCATGGGCGAGTGCGGTGCAGGGTTTGGGGGCAGCCAGTTCGTTGGATAAGAAGACAGAGAGCCTTGCTTATTTGGCTGTGTTATCTGTTCAGGGGCTTGAGAGCGGTATTCCTTTCCATGTGCAAATTGCCAAAGAGGCGGGTGCATCAAGAGAGGAGGTTGTTAGTGCTATTTTGCTGGGGTTGCCAGCAGCCGGAAATAGAGTGATTGGTGCATTGCCTGTTGCGCTTCACGCTTTTGATGAGTTGGTATAA
- a CDS encoding acetyltransferase yields MMNIENVEKTDHLKLIEIWEASVRATHDFLVEDDIQALRPLILEQYFEAVDLRCAKNTHGEIQGFCGVHDGNIEMLFIAPEARGKGIGALLVAYAIKSQGATKVDVNEQNVQALGFYQHIGFSVIGRSPVDGQGKPYPLLHLSL; encoded by the coding sequence ATGATGAATATTGAGAATGTAGAAAAAACAGATCACCTTAAGCTGATAGAAATATGGGAAGCTTCGGTTAGAGCAACTCATGACTTTTTGGTTGAGGATGATATACAGGCGTTAAGACCGTTAATTTTGGAGCAGTATTTTGAAGCAGTTGATTTAAGGTGCGCTAAAAATACTCATGGTGAGATTCAGGGGTTCTGCGGTGTACATGACGGTAATATTGAGATGCTGTTCATCGCACCAGAGGCGCGCGGAAAAGGTATTGGTGCTTTGTTGGTAGCCTATGCCATCAAATCTCAAGGTGCGACCAAAGTTGATGTTAATGAACAGAATGTCCAAGCACTAGGTTTTTACCAGCATATTGGTTTTTCTGTCATAGGACGCTCACCAGTTGATGGGCAGGGGAAACCTTATCCATTGCTGCATCTATCGCTATAA
- a CDS encoding cupin domain-containing protein: MDKEQRKPIVLNPGEGRLYPMGRISALFKADGAETAGRYSISEWWLDSRTQGPGAHCHDEDDVFYVVEGVMSFLVGDEWLDAPKGSFVLIPAGVVHDFENRSAAGAGVLNFSAPGNFEKAMPGIVSWFKENPPSDTLN, translated from the coding sequence GTGGATAAGGAGCAGCGTAAACCTATTGTGTTAAATCCCGGCGAGGGGCGGTTGTACCCTATGGGGCGAATATCGGCATTATTCAAAGCCGATGGTGCCGAGACGGCTGGACGTTATTCCATCTCTGAGTGGTGGTTGGATTCTCGTACCCAAGGGCCAGGTGCGCACTGTCATGATGAAGATGATGTTTTTTATGTGGTTGAAGGTGTGATGAGTTTTTTGGTGGGCGATGAATGGCTTGATGCTCCCAAGGGCTCTTTTGTACTGATTCCAGCGGGTGTAGTCCATGATTTTGAAAATCGCAGTGCGGCTGGTGCAGGTGTTCTCAATTTTTCAGCGCCCGGTAACTTTGAGAAAGCAATGCCGGGTATTGTGTCATGGTTTAAGGAAAACCCGCCGAGCGATACGCTTAATTAA
- a CDS encoding DUF3592 domain-containing protein, translating to MNPEIEKKYQRLRSLFFGLCILAAGLLFMFSVSNIYKSTAAAHWPIYKGVVTNERHTGVFTYYGGRWLEYRYEIEGKQYRGTRIGFGISRPQSELKNGELIQVYVSPEDNSNAVIAVGIVRSHFIGLLFSVFFVWIGLVIWRRTV from the coding sequence ATGAACCCTGAAATAGAGAAAAAGTACCAACGGTTGCGTTCGTTGTTTTTTGGTTTGTGCATTCTTGCTGCAGGCCTGTTGTTTATGTTTAGCGTTAGCAATATTTATAAAAGTACAGCGGCTGCACATTGGCCAATTTATAAGGGCGTTGTTACCAATGAGCGGCATACGGGTGTTTTTACTTATTATGGTGGGCGCTGGTTGGAATACCGCTATGAAATAGAGGGTAAGCAATACCGTGGCACGCGCATTGGTTTTGGTATCAGTCGCCCGCAATCAGAATTAAAAAATGGTGAGTTAATTCAAGTTTATGTGAGCCCGGAAGATAATAGCAATGCAGTGATTGCTGTTGGTATCGTCAGAAGTCATTTTATCGGGTTGCTTTTTTCAGTGTTTTTTGTGTGGATAGGATTGGTGATTTGGCGGCGTACAGTTTGA
- the rpoS gene encoding RNA polymerase sigma factor RpoS translates to MTLHNDSTTLDRDDAFIAQDLDIEDSDLLLAEEEEMPKPAASSASERIIDDKYSKTLDATQIYLNEIGFSPLLSAEEEVFFARKALKGDVAARKRMIESNLRLVVKISRRYVNRGLALLDLIEEGNLGLIRAVEKFDPERGFRFSTYATWWIRQTIERAIMNQTRTIRLPIHVVKELNIYLRAARELSQKLDHEPTPEEIANLLEKPVADVEHMLSLNERVTSIDAPIGNSSDRAIVDTIADTHVSDPAALLQDSDLTTSLDHWLDELTEKQREVLARRFGLRGYEVSTLEEVGHEIGLTRERVRQIQVEALKRLRDIMEKQGLDSAALFSV, encoded by the coding sequence ATGACTTTACACAATGACTCAACCACATTGGATCGCGATGATGCTTTTATAGCGCAGGATCTGGATATTGAAGACTCCGACCTGCTTCTGGCAGAAGAGGAGGAGATGCCAAAGCCAGCCGCTTCCAGCGCGAGCGAACGAATTATCGATGACAAATACAGCAAGACGCTCGACGCTACCCAGATCTACTTAAACGAAATTGGATTCTCCCCCTTACTCAGTGCCGAAGAAGAAGTGTTTTTCGCACGTAAAGCCCTTAAAGGTGATGTTGCAGCGCGTAAGCGCATGATCGAAAGCAACCTCCGCCTTGTTGTTAAAATTTCCCGTCGCTATGTTAACCGTGGTCTCGCTCTATTGGATTTGATTGAAGAGGGCAACCTCGGCTTGATCCGTGCGGTAGAGAAGTTTGATCCGGAGCGTGGCTTCCGTTTCTCAACCTACGCCACTTGGTGGATTCGCCAGACCATCGAGCGTGCGATCATGAATCAAACTCGCACCATTCGTTTGCCGATCCACGTTGTCAAAGAGTTGAACATTTACTTGCGCGCAGCACGTGAGTTGTCGCAAAAGTTGGATCACGAGCCAACGCCGGAAGAAATTGCCAATCTGTTGGAAAAACCCGTAGCGGATGTGGAGCACATGCTCAGCCTAAATGAGCGTGTTACCTCCATTGATGCGCCAATTGGCAATTCATCGGATCGTGCGATTGTCGATACCATTGCTGATACCCATGTGTCTGATCCGGCTGCATTGCTGCAAGACAGCGATTTAACCACCAGCCTCGACCATTGGTTGGATGAGTTGACTGAAAAGCAACGTGAAGTATTGGCACGCCGTTTTGGCCTGAGAGGATATGAAGTCAGCACTTTGGAAGAAGTGGGACATGAGATTGGGCTGACCCGTGAGCGCGTTCGCCAGATCCAGGTGGAAGCTTTGAAGCGCTTGCGCGATATCATGGAAAAACAAGGTTTGGATAGCGCCGCGTTATTTAGTGTCTGA
- a CDS encoding peptidoglycan DD-metalloendopeptidase family protein: MFVLSITLILLDGCATNSPAPVFDKSRTNIKRPQTHVVIPGDTLFSIAWRYGLKYEILAEHNGIKPPYIIRPSQVIRLDVAGPTALPAATSPAKTASRQPQPRVQPAPAPKPVTSRSSQIKQTPKANASPQAGQVSGAPQWRWPAGGPLLSSFQSNSGLNKGIDIGGKLGEPVLAAASGKVVYSGSGLRGYGKLLIVKHNETFLSAYAHNNVLRVKEGDFVKAGQIIAEMGSSGTDRVKLHFEIRRDGTPVDPMKFLPRR, translated from the coding sequence ATGTTCGTTTTATCGATCACTCTGATATTGCTTGATGGCTGCGCAACGAATTCTCCTGCTCCGGTATTTGATAAATCGCGCACCAATATAAAAAGACCACAGACTCATGTAGTCATTCCCGGTGATACCCTGTTTTCCATTGCTTGGCGCTACGGGTTGAAGTATGAAATATTGGCTGAACACAATGGTATTAAGCCACCTTATATTATTCGTCCCTCGCAAGTTATCCGGCTGGATGTCGCTGGACCAACAGCGCTTCCGGCGGCAACTTCCCCTGCTAAAACAGCGTCTCGCCAGCCCCAGCCAAGAGTGCAGCCTGCTCCTGCCCCAAAGCCAGTAACCTCTCGTAGTAGTCAAATAAAGCAAACACCTAAGGCTAATGCCAGCCCACAAGCTGGACAAGTTTCAGGCGCCCCTCAATGGCGTTGGCCAGCGGGCGGGCCGCTTTTATCGTCGTTTCAAAGTAACAGTGGTTTAAATAAGGGTATTGATATTGGTGGCAAATTGGGAGAGCCTGTGCTTGCAGCAGCCTCAGGGAAGGTGGTTTATTCAGGAAGTGGGCTGCGTGGTTACGGCAAATTGCTCATCGTTAAACACAATGAAACCTTCCTGAGTGCGTATGCACATAACAATGTATTACGAGTAAAAGAAGGTGATTTTGTTAAAGCTGGACAGATAATTGCCGAAATGGGTTCTAGTGGTACCGATAGGGTAAAGCTCCACTTTGAGATTCGCCGCGACGGAACGCCTGTTGATCCAATGAAGTTTTTACCGCGTCGTTAA